From Micromonospora nigra, one genomic window encodes:
- a CDS encoding sensor histidine kinase — MAAGSPRLRPTLRLRLTLLNGVLLVGAGAILVLLAWLLVRDALRPTDELLPGTTVVLADGRTLDAAQWQRQLADSASGELLAKGLGALLAISAVGVVGAYAVAGRALRPLHQVTATARRLGETTLDQRIGYSGADDEVAELADTFDAMLDRITAAFAAQKRFVANASHELRTPLAVMRTEIDVTLSDDEADTDEYRRMATVVRDASERANGLVDALLVLARSEAQTGRRLGRRTECDLAVGTANALSAVRREVERIKLRVQTSLESAPVVGDPGLLDRLAGNLVENAVRYNHLHGRIWVRTGSDGSRSWLVVGNTGFEVDQADVPGLFEPFRRGGQERTGARGSGLGLSIVRAVCDAHGGTVKVLAQPGGGLEVTVTLPCADNLPAVAASAKRRAGP; from the coding sequence CTGGCGGCCGGTTCGCCCCGGCTGCGGCCGACGTTACGGCTGCGGCTCACGCTGCTCAACGGCGTCCTGCTGGTGGGTGCGGGCGCGATCCTGGTGCTGCTGGCCTGGCTGCTGGTCCGCGACGCCCTGCGCCCCACAGACGAGCTGCTGCCCGGCACGACGGTGGTGCTGGCCGACGGTCGCACGCTGGACGCCGCGCAGTGGCAGCGGCAGCTGGCCGACTCCGCGTCGGGGGAACTGCTGGCCAAGGGGCTCGGTGCGCTGTTGGCGATCAGCGCGGTCGGGGTGGTCGGCGCGTACGCGGTCGCCGGCCGGGCGCTGCGCCCGCTGCACCAGGTCACCGCCACCGCCCGCCGGCTCGGCGAGACGACGCTGGACCAGCGCATCGGCTACTCGGGCGCGGACGACGAGGTGGCCGAGCTGGCCGACACCTTCGACGCGATGCTGGATCGGATCACCGCCGCCTTCGCGGCGCAGAAGCGGTTCGTCGCCAACGCCTCACACGAGCTGCGCACCCCGCTCGCCGTCATGCGAACCGAGATCGACGTGACGCTCAGCGACGACGAGGCGGACACGGACGAGTACCGCCGGATGGCCACGGTGGTGCGTGACGCCTCCGAGCGGGCCAACGGGCTGGTCGACGCGCTGCTGGTACTCGCCCGTAGTGAGGCGCAGACGGGCCGGCGGCTCGGCCGGCGTACCGAATGCGACCTGGCCGTCGGCACCGCCAACGCGTTGTCGGCGGTACGCCGCGAGGTGGAGCGGATCAAGCTGCGGGTGCAGACCTCGTTGGAGTCCGCGCCGGTGGTCGGCGATCCCGGACTGCTCGACCGGCTGGCCGGCAACCTCGTCGAGAACGCGGTCCGCTACAACCACCTGCACGGACGGATCTGGGTGCGGACCGGCTCCGACGGATCCCGGTCCTGGCTGGTGGTGGGCAACACCGGTTTCGAGGTGGACCAGGCCGACGTGCCGGGGCTGTTCGAGCCGTTCCGGCGGGGCGGGCAGGAACGCACGGGCGCCCGGGGCTCCGGGCTGGGGCTCTCCATCGTCCGGGCGGTCTGCGACGCGCACGGCGGCACCGTCAAGGTGCTCGCCCAACCGGGCGGTGGACTGGAGGTCACCGTGACCCTGCCCTGCGCCGACAACCTTCCGGCGGTGGCCGCCAGCGCCAAACGGCGAGCCGGACCGTAG
- a CDS encoding response regulator transcription factor, whose translation MRVLVVEDERNLADAIVRGLRKRGMAVDVAYDGDSGHEMAFVTRYDVVVLDRDLPGMHGDQICAELAASGALTRVLMLTASGTVADRVEGLQLGADDYLPKPFAFDELVARVQALGRRATPAAPPVLALADLELDPARRVVTRGGQPVDLTNKEFGVLCELLKARGAVVSSEELLERVWDANTDPFTTIVRVTVMTLRKKLGDPQLIETVVGAGYRTAGVVS comes from the coding sequence ATGCGGGTGCTGGTGGTGGAGGACGAACGTAATCTCGCCGACGCTATCGTCCGGGGGTTGCGCAAGCGCGGGATGGCGGTGGACGTCGCGTACGACGGCGACAGCGGCCACGAGATGGCCTTCGTGACCCGGTACGACGTGGTGGTGCTCGACCGGGACCTGCCCGGCATGCACGGCGACCAGATCTGTGCCGAGCTGGCCGCCTCCGGCGCACTGACCCGGGTGCTGATGCTGACCGCCAGCGGCACCGTCGCCGACCGGGTGGAGGGGTTGCAGCTCGGTGCGGACGACTACCTGCCCAAGCCGTTCGCCTTCGACGAGCTGGTCGCCCGGGTGCAGGCGTTGGGCCGCCGGGCCACCCCCGCCGCGCCGCCGGTGCTCGCCCTGGCCGACCTGGAACTCGACCCGGCCCGCCGGGTCGTCACCCGGGGCGGTCAGCCGGTCGACCTGACCAACAAGGAGTTCGGCGTGCTGTGCGAGTTGCTGAAGGCGCGCGGCGCGGTCGTCTCCAGCGAGGAACTGCTGGAACGCGTCTGGGACGCCAACACCGACCCGTTCACCACGATCGTCCGGGTTACGGTGATGACGCTGCGCAAGAAGCTGGGCGACCCGCAGCTGATCGAGACGGTGGTGGGCGCGGGCTACCGCACGGCCGGGGTGGTTTCGTGA
- a CDS encoding anhydro-N-acetylmuramic acid kinase, producing the protein MRIVGLMSGTSHDGVDVAAAEFTVEGDTLWLRPLGHRELRHDADLRAEITAVLPPAATTVEAVCRLDNRLGEVFAEAAAVGVGLAGGTVDAVVSPGQTVFHWIDGGRARGTLQLGSAARVAARVGVPVLSDLRAADVAAGGQGAPLVPAFDALLLADARGGARAALNLGGIANLTVVAPGAPVLGYDVGPANALLDAAARRLLDAPCDVDGARAAAGRVHPGLLAELLAEPYYAVPPPKSTGKELFHAGYLDARLAALAAGPVAGADGGGGGPVPVDDVLATLTELTARVVADACDRHGVVEVVAAGGGVRNPTLWRRLGALGAGRWRLRTTDELGIPAQAKEAYAFALLGWLSWHGLPGALPSVTGATRASVLGSWTPAGPAFGGPTPVPPRRMRVAT; encoded by the coding sequence GTGCGGATCGTCGGGTTGATGTCGGGCACCTCCCACGACGGTGTGGACGTGGCCGCCGCCGAGTTCACGGTCGAGGGTGACACCCTGTGGCTGCGCCCGCTGGGCCACCGGGAGCTGCGCCACGACGCCGACCTGCGTGCCGAGATCACAGCGGTGCTGCCCCCGGCGGCCACCACGGTCGAGGCGGTCTGCCGGCTGGACAACCGTCTCGGGGAGGTCTTCGCCGAGGCGGCGGCGGTCGGCGTCGGGCTGGCCGGAGGTACCGTCGACGCGGTGGTCTCGCCCGGTCAGACGGTCTTCCACTGGATCGACGGCGGTCGGGCCCGGGGCACCCTGCAACTGGGGTCGGCGGCACGGGTGGCCGCGCGGGTCGGCGTACCGGTGCTGTCGGACCTGCGCGCGGCGGACGTCGCGGCCGGCGGGCAGGGCGCGCCCCTGGTGCCGGCCTTCGACGCCCTGCTGCTGGCCGACGCCCGGGGCGGGGCGCGAGCCGCGCTCAACCTGGGCGGCATCGCCAACCTCACCGTGGTCGCGCCGGGCGCGCCCGTGCTCGGGTACGACGTGGGCCCGGCCAACGCCCTGCTCGACGCGGCGGCCCGCCGCCTGCTCGACGCCCCCTGCGACGTCGACGGAGCCCGCGCGGCGGCCGGCCGGGTGCACCCCGGACTGCTGGCGGAGCTGCTCGCCGAGCCCTACTACGCCGTGCCGCCGCCCAAGTCGACCGGCAAGGAGCTGTTCCACGCCGGCTACCTCGACGCCCGGCTGGCCGCCCTCGCCGCCGGCCCGGTCGCCGGGGCCGACGGGGGTGGCGGTGGCCCGGTGCCGGTCGACGACGTGCTGGCCACGCTGACCGAGCTGACCGCCCGGGTGGTGGCCGACGCCTGCGACCGGCACGGCGTGGTCGAGGTGGTGGCGGCCGGCGGGGGAGTGCGCAACCCGACCCTGTGGCGGCGGCTCGGCGCGCTCGGTGCGGGCCGCTGGCGGCTGCGAACCACCGACGAGCTGGGGATTCCCGCCCAGGCCAAGGAGGCGTACGCGTTCGCGCTGCTGGGGTGGCTGTCCTGGCACGGCCTGCCGGGCGCGCTGCCCTCGGTGACCGGCGCCACCCGGGCGTCGGTGCTCGGCTCCTGGACCCCCGCCGGGCCGGCGTTCGGGGGCCCCACGCCGGTCCCGCCCCGCCGGATGCGGGTCGCCACCTGA
- the dxs gene encoding 1-deoxy-D-xylulose-5-phosphate synthase has protein sequence MSVEEDTAVHGRLLATVRGPQDVKRLTAGELGILAAEIRDFLVAKVSRTGGHIGPNLGVVELTLAMHRVFDSPRDRLLFDTGHQAYVHKILTGRQDGFDRLRQRGGLSGYPSQAESEHDLIENSHASTALSYADGLAKAYALRGEQRSVVAVVGDGALTGGMCWEALNNIATAGNPLVIVVNDNGRSYAPTIGGLADHLSSLRLNPGYEKVLDSVKEALGSTPLVGRPMYEVLHAVKKGIKDAVAPQAMFEDLGIKYVGPVDGHDVGAVEVALRAAKNFGGPVIVHAVTRKGYGYRPAEEDEADCFHGPGAFDIATGKATAASAVKWTHVFADELVAIADERPDVVGITAAMAEPTGIAKLARKYPERTYDVGIAEQHAATSAAGLALGGLHPVVAVYATFLNRAFDQVLLDVAMHKLPVTFVLDRAGITGPDGPSHYGIWDMSVFGVVPGLRIAAPRDAATLREELREAVAVDDGPTVVRFPTGAVAADLPALRRVGPVDVLAESARKDVLLVAVGSFGQLGMEVATRVAEQGYGVTVVDPRWVRPVPAELVELAAAHRLVVTVEDGVRVGGVGDALAQAMRDADVRVPLRDLGVPAAWHPHGSRTQILADLGLTAQDVARDVTGWISQLDGERTESVRVPQN, from the coding sequence ATGAGTGTTGAAGAGGACACGGCCGTCCACGGCCGGCTGCTGGCCACGGTGCGCGGTCCCCAGGACGTCAAGCGGCTCACGGCCGGCGAGCTGGGCATCCTCGCCGCCGAGATCCGGGACTTCCTGGTCGCCAAGGTGTCCCGCACCGGCGGGCACATCGGCCCCAACCTCGGTGTGGTGGAGCTGACCCTGGCCATGCACCGGGTCTTCGACTCCCCGCGCGACCGGCTCCTGTTCGACACCGGCCACCAGGCGTACGTACACAAGATCCTCACCGGCCGGCAGGACGGGTTCGACAGGCTGCGCCAGCGCGGCGGCCTGTCGGGCTACCCCAGCCAGGCCGAGAGCGAGCACGACCTCATCGAGAACTCCCACGCCTCCACCGCCCTGTCGTACGCCGACGGGTTGGCCAAGGCGTACGCGCTGCGCGGCGAGCAGCGCAGCGTGGTCGCGGTGGTCGGCGACGGCGCGCTGACCGGCGGCATGTGCTGGGAGGCGCTGAACAACATCGCCACCGCCGGCAACCCCCTGGTCATCGTGGTCAACGACAACGGCCGATCGTACGCGCCGACGATCGGCGGCCTGGCCGACCACCTGTCGTCGCTGCGGCTCAACCCCGGCTACGAGAAGGTGCTCGACAGCGTCAAGGAGGCCCTCGGCTCGACCCCGCTGGTCGGCAGGCCGATGTACGAGGTGCTGCACGCCGTCAAGAAGGGCATCAAGGACGCGGTCGCCCCGCAGGCGATGTTCGAGGACCTGGGCATCAAGTACGTCGGCCCGGTCGACGGCCACGACGTCGGCGCGGTCGAGGTGGCGCTGCGGGCGGCGAAGAACTTCGGCGGCCCGGTGATAGTGCACGCGGTCACTCGTAAGGGCTACGGCTACCGTCCCGCCGAGGAGGACGAGGCGGACTGCTTCCACGGCCCCGGCGCCTTCGACATCGCCACCGGCAAGGCCACCGCCGCGTCCGCCGTCAAGTGGACCCACGTCTTCGCCGACGAGCTGGTCGCGATCGCCGACGAGCGGCCCGACGTGGTCGGCATCACCGCCGCCATGGCCGAGCCGACCGGCATCGCGAAGCTGGCCCGCAAGTACCCGGAGCGCACGTACGACGTGGGCATCGCCGAGCAGCACGCCGCCACCTCGGCGGCCGGCCTGGCGCTGGGCGGGCTGCACCCGGTGGTGGCGGTCTACGCCACCTTCCTCAACCGCGCCTTCGACCAGGTCCTGCTGGACGTGGCGATGCACAAGCTGCCGGTCACCTTCGTGCTGGACCGGGCCGGCATCACCGGCCCCGACGGGCCGAGCCACTACGGCATCTGGGACATGTCGGTCTTCGGGGTGGTGCCGGGCCTGCGCATCGCCGCGCCCCGCGACGCTGCCACCCTGCGCGAGGAGCTGCGCGAGGCGGTCGCCGTCGACGACGGCCCGACCGTCGTGCGCTTCCCGACCGGTGCGGTCGCCGCCGACCTGCCGGCCCTGCGTCGGGTCGGCCCGGTCGACGTGCTGGCCGAGTCGGCACGTAAGGACGTGCTGCTGGTCGCCGTCGGCTCCTTCGGGCAGCTCGGCATGGAGGTGGCCACCCGGGTCGCCGAGCAGGGCTACGGGGTGACCGTGGTCGACCCGCGCTGGGTGCGGCCGGTCCCCGCCGAACTGGTCGAGCTGGCCGCCGCGCACCGCCTCGTGGTCACCGTCGAGGACGGCGTCCGGGTCGGTGGGGTCGGCGACGCCCTCGCCCAGGCGATGCGCGACGCCGACGTCCGGGTGCCGCTGCGTGACCTGGGCGTGCCCGCCGCCTGGCACCCGCACGGCTCCCGCACGCAGATCCTGGCCGACCTGGGCCTCACCGCGCAGGACGTGGCCCGCGACGTCACCGGCTGGATCTCCCAGCTCGACGGCGAGCGGACCGAGTCGGTCCGCGTCCCCCAGAACTGA
- a CDS encoding PQQ-binding-like beta-propeller repeat protein produces MTLIDLGDMDGNTDARALPPPSRAVGRPVRVALTVLLVLVTLTASAGPVVQSRATVPAAAGAAVFLSGERLFVVQPPPTRADDGRSELVTYPVPQRAAPGWQRPEPLWRVPLPPGSRSWRVEVVSAGVLVSVSGREQTTLLLDADTGRTRWTAPGIAITDGSDQVLLQTLANQPTLRAVELATGRERWAVPVPMTGVDQRFRDGVIDRVVRALPGGPVEVLDSRTGSVLHQLDPSAGQRPIHHQVQVAGDLVLMVRSRPATLVAYEVDGLRQRWSTALPRVGRVTPCGVLLCVVGQTGGVRALDPATGAVRWYADELRAVLSVAGGPLVGIRPSDDGDRIQVLDPATGRVTADLGTWQLVPWADRDQPLLVTRGAAGGGLVLAEVIDSAGGVRIREVMHDAVGGCVTGGGAVACLLREDTGGGVGVWQLD; encoded by the coding sequence GTGACGCTGATCGACCTCGGTGACATGGACGGCAACACCGACGCGCGTGCGCTGCCCCCGCCGTCGCGAGCCGTCGGCCGGCCCGTGCGGGTGGCACTGACGGTGCTGCTCGTGCTGGTGACGTTGACGGCCTCCGCCGGGCCGGTGGTCCAGAGCCGGGCGACCGTGCCGGCGGCTGCGGGTGCGGCCGTCTTCCTCTCCGGGGAGCGGCTGTTCGTCGTGCAGCCGCCACCCACCAGGGCCGACGACGGCCGGTCGGAGCTGGTGACGTACCCGGTGCCGCAGCGGGCGGCGCCGGGTTGGCAGCGGCCCGAACCACTGTGGCGGGTTCCGCTGCCCCCGGGAAGTCGGAGCTGGCGGGTCGAGGTGGTGTCCGCCGGGGTGCTGGTGTCGGTGTCCGGGCGGGAGCAGACGACCCTGCTGCTCGACGCCGACACCGGTCGGACCCGGTGGACGGCCCCGGGGATCGCCATCACCGACGGCTCCGACCAGGTCCTGCTGCAGACCCTGGCGAACCAGCCGACGCTGCGGGCGGTGGAGCTGGCGACGGGCCGCGAACGGTGGGCCGTGCCGGTGCCGATGACGGGGGTGGACCAGCGCTTCCGCGACGGCGTGATCGACCGCGTGGTACGCGCGCTGCCCGGCGGCCCCGTGGAGGTGCTCGACAGCCGCACGGGATCGGTGCTGCACCAGCTCGACCCGTCGGCCGGGCAACGGCCCATCCACCATCAGGTCCAGGTGGCCGGTGACCTGGTGCTGATGGTCCGCAGCCGGCCGGCCACCCTCGTCGCGTACGAGGTGGACGGCCTGCGCCAGCGGTGGTCGACGGCGCTGCCCAGGGTGGGACGGGTCACGCCGTGCGGTGTGCTGTTGTGCGTCGTCGGGCAGACCGGGGGCGTGCGGGCTCTCGATCCCGCCACCGGGGCGGTGCGCTGGTACGCCGACGAACTCCGGGCGGTGCTCAGTGTCGCCGGCGGTCCGCTCGTCGGGATCCGGCCGAGCGACGACGGCGACCGGATCCAGGTGCTCGACCCGGCCACCGGCCGGGTCACGGCCGACCTCGGCACCTGGCAGCTGGTGCCGTGGGCCGACCGTGACCAGCCGCTGCTCGTCACCCGCGGCGCGGCCGGGGGCGGGCTGGTGCTCGCCGAGGTGATCGACTCGGCCGGCGGGGTGCGGATCCGCGAGGTCATGCACGACGCCGTCGGCGGTTGCGTCACCGGTGGTGGCGCGGTCGCCTGCCTGCTGCGCGAGGACACCGGTGGGGGTGTCGGCGTGTGGCAGCTCGACTGA
- a CDS encoding class I SAM-dependent RNA methyltransferase, which translates to MTGGVEEAGRVELTVDAVAPGGHCVARVDGQVVFVRHALPGERVVAEVTEVHKGFVRADAVTVLAAAPERVTPPCPYAAPGRCGGCDLQHVAPAAQLDWKTAVVREQLVRLGGLTDVQCDALGVRVEALPGGQLGWRSRVRYAVDAAGRAGLLKHRSHEVVPVDRCLIAHPAGRDLPVLAVTGVRWPDAEAVEVVVATGGDVTVTALTGGRSRTVSGPDRVRERAAGREWTLPASSFWQVHPAAADTLVGAVLALTDPQPGETAWDLYGGAGLFAAALAGRVGDAGRVTLVEAAGDGVTAARENLRDLPGVEVVAARVETALARRRITGPVDVVVLDPPRAGAGARVVREIVAADPRAVAYVACDPAAFARDVRTFTGLGWRLAALRGYDLFPMTQHVELVGLLLPPA; encoded by the coding sequence GTGACCGGCGGTGTGGAGGAGGCCGGGCGGGTCGAGCTGACCGTCGACGCGGTCGCGCCCGGTGGGCACTGCGTGGCCCGGGTGGACGGCCAGGTGGTGTTCGTCCGGCACGCGTTGCCCGGCGAGCGGGTGGTGGCCGAGGTCACCGAGGTGCACAAGGGATTCGTCCGGGCCGACGCTGTGACCGTGCTGGCGGCGGCACCCGAGCGGGTCACCCCGCCCTGCCCGTACGCGGCACCCGGCCGCTGCGGCGGCTGCGATCTGCAACACGTCGCCCCCGCAGCCCAGCTCGACTGGAAGACCGCGGTGGTCCGCGAGCAACTCGTCCGCCTCGGTGGCCTCACCGACGTGCAGTGCGACGCCCTCGGCGTCCGGGTCGAAGCGCTGCCCGGCGGCCAGCTGGGCTGGCGGTCCCGGGTCCGGTACGCGGTGGACGCGGCCGGCCGGGCGGGGCTGCTCAAGCACCGCTCGCACGAGGTGGTGCCGGTCGACCGCTGCCTGATCGCCCACCCGGCCGGGCGTGACCTGCCCGTGCTGGCGGTGACGGGGGTGCGCTGGCCGGACGCCGAGGCCGTCGAGGTGGTCGTCGCGACGGGTGGCGACGTCACGGTGACCGCACTCACCGGCGGCCGGTCGCGCACCGTCAGTGGCCCGGACCGGGTGCGGGAGCGGGCCGCCGGCCGGGAGTGGACCCTGCCCGCCTCGTCCTTCTGGCAGGTCCACCCGGCCGCCGCCGACACCCTGGTCGGGGCGGTGCTGGCGTTGACCGACCCGCAGCCGGGGGAGACCGCCTGGGACCTCTACGGCGGGGCGGGCCTGTTCGCTGCCGCGCTCGCCGGGCGGGTCGGCGACGCCGGCCGGGTCACCCTGGTCGAGGCGGCCGGCGACGGCGTCACGGCAGCCCGGGAGAACCTGCGTGACCTGCCCGGGGTGGAGGTGGTCGCGGCCCGGGTGGAGACCGCGCTGGCCCGCCGCCGGATCACCGGCCCGGTCGACGTGGTGGTGCTCGACCCGCCCCGCGCCGGGGCGGGTGCCCGGGTGGTACGCGAGATCGTGGCGGCCGACCCGCGCGCGGTCGCGTACGTGGCCTGCGACCCGGCCGCCTTCGCCAGGGACGTACGTACGTTCACCGGGCTCGGCTGGCGGCTCGCCGCGCTGCGCGGGTACGACCTGTTCCCGATGACCCAGCACGTCGAGCTGGTCGGGCTGCTGCTGCCGCCCGCCTGA